TGTCCCCgctcaccctccctccacccctgCCCCAAGTGCTTGGATCAAGGATGTCTTGGAGTGGGCTGCAGGAAATTCTAGAAGGGGTGGATGAAACAGACAGAGGACATGGTACGTATAAGGACCAATGATATTGGCAGGAGAAAGGATAAAGGGATGAGATCCTCCAACATGAGTTTAGGGAGGTAGGATCTCAAAAGTCATAATCTATCTATTGCTTCCAGCACCACCTGCTAGGAGGTATAGGGATGGAAGAGTAggtcagatgaatgtgtggctgaaagtGTGATGCAATGGTatgggcttcagattcctggatcattcggCTAGCTCCTGGGGAAAGTGGTGCCAGAACAAGCAGGGTGGTCTGCACCTTATCAAGAGTGGGACCAACATACCTGCTGGCACGTTGGGTAGCAAAGCCTGGAATATCCTGATTATAATTCAGACTACAGTGTCTGATTCTGGACATCTTGTTTCAGGAATTAAGTAAACATCTGGGAAATGGTGTAGGAAAGAAATGATTGCAGGGATGAGGGACTACGGTTACATGGATAGACTGGAGAACCTTGGATTGTTTTCCTTAAAGGTGGCtgtggagatttgataaaggtatgcaAATGAAAGTAAAtctaaagaataaataataattccTTTGTCTTCTAATGCTGAAGctttcccctcttaccttaaatacATGTCGTCTtgcatttgacatttctacctggGCAAAAAGGGGTTTGGCTGTCTACCCAGCTTGTGCCTCTCATacttttataaacctccatcaagtCTCCCTTCAGtccctgatgctccagagaaaattacCCAAGTTTGTCTAATCTCTTTTAATatctcataccctctaatccaggcagcatcctagtaaacctcttctgcatccttttaaaagcctccacttccttcctgtaatAACTGAACACAATGCCCCACGTATAGTCTAACCAAAGTTTGATACATTAGCAGCATGACTTCCAAACTTTCACTGTCATGAGTCCTGCTGGTCCTGCATCTGTATTTGTTCATTGTTGTCTTATCTAGGGTTGTTAAGCCCTCATGCTTTCTGTTTGAACTTGAcaaatttattttgactggcacagGGCTTCTGCATagtgtgattatttaaagtggtCTCCTGATTAGCACTCATCGTGGGGTCCTTGTGGGTGTTTTGAAAATGGTTTGTCTCGTGGTGCTGCTTGGTCAAGTCACCGACGTTCAGTTGGCATTCCGATGAATAAACCCTTATTTCTGGCTCAATATGGGAGTCTGTCGTTCCTCCTCATCTGAGTTCAGTCGTCTCTCAGTGCACGCCGTGACACTCATACTGAAAGGCACAATCATGCCATATGCCTTTTTTACCACCGTTTTTGCGTGGacactttcagagagctatggacttggactaactttatttcagatttacaagatttttagtttttaaaaatcttacTCAGATGGAGAaggtcatctccattctaaacctACAGTACATTGGACAAACTACTGATTAACAACCTTGGAACCATTTGCCTGTAATTAGTCTTAATTTTATTGTACTTAACATACAGTGTACTTATACAAAATATATTCATTCACAGAAATAAAGCAATGCATTCTGATCAACAACAAACCTCAAGGTAAAATACCTTCACTGTCCATTCTAACACGATTACACACAATACCTTTTATATGTTAATATTATTGATTAAGTCTGCtacttttgctgttgcttgttgaTACACCACACAGGATAATATGTTAAAAATATACAATGTCAAAAATACAATTCATTTTCTCTATCTCACTTTCCCTACTCCTCCTGAAGGCATCTGTTCATATCATTTATCAGTGGTCGCCTGCCTGACTTTTCTACCAGTGTGGATCTTTAGAGTGAGGTTCATGGCCAAACCCAAGGTATTCTATGTGCCTTACTTTCCATTGGGTGTCATTCAAGAGACACAGAAGGCAGAACCCCGGGCTGCTCTCAGCCACCCAATGCCCCCAACATGTAGCTACGTGCCTCCCCTATATTCCTCGCCTTCACTAGTCTTCTCTTAGCCAATGGTATAGCCATATGCAGTCACATGCTGAAAACTCAGTGTGATCCTTACACTGGAAGTAAGATGGCTCCAAGTTCAAGGCTCAAACAAGGCTTGCACGTGTTTGCTCTTGTTTATGTTGGCCGTCTGATTGACAGCCAGCTTCTCTGACTTTCCTGCTGTTTTGGCCATGATCTACCAGTCAGGGGGGAGTGCAATGACTAAATGCCCATGTGACCTCCTGGCACAACTTTTAAGGCACTGGTACATTCTGATCGAACCTGCTGTTCCTCATTGAATGTAATGTAATAGATTCATGTTGAAGAGAAGTCTCAAGCAGTCAGACTTGGCTTGAGTCCCAGCTTCTGTGCTGGAACAACGTCCCTTGTGCATAACACTGACCTGCCAGAATGAAAGTCTTACACCCTCATGGCTTTGGATTTAGACTTAGACTCCAGATCCGCACTATCTTTCTATCTTGGCCCATCCCCAAATCTTTCTGTATAATGTTGTGTTCATTGAGGTAATTGGTCCAACTCATCCTATCTGCAACTCATTCTCCATCACATTCTGCAGAAGTTTGGATAGAGGTTTCAGTTAGATCTTTAGCCACAATGATTGGGCTTGAGACCATCACctttgccaggatgctgtttgCATTCATTGCTTATAACCTCCTACACAAGATGGAGAAACCTTTGATCCCATCTCTCTGGTTTGTTTCTGTAAATATATCAGGCTACATATCTGGTGGCACACAATGTTTCTTACGTTGAAGCACATCTAGAAACAGCAACAGTCAGTGTTCCACCAAATGCTGAAAACTCAAAGAGAAGGATTTGTCATTTGACAAAGTTCAGAAAGTGCTTGATAAACATCAGCAAGTGTCTTGTCTTCACACATTGGTGGTacggtgcagggaaccttgctgGGTCATGTTGTTTCTCATCTTTATTAACAATCTGGATGAAAATatgataaactggatcagcaaatttgcggatgacaccaagattggggatatagtggacaatgaggaaggctatcaaagctttcaGTGGGATCTGAATGAGCCAGAGAAacagcaggtggaatttaatacaaacaagtgtgaggtgttgcactttggtaggaccaaccagggtaggtcttacacagtgaacggtagggcactgaggagtgtggcagaacagacggatctgggaatacaggcctataattccttaaaagtaatgtcacaggtaaatagggtcataaagagtgcATTTGGCAgattagccttcataaattaaagtactgAGCAGAAGAGTTgtgatgttatgttaaagttgtataagacattggtgacgcctaatttggaatattataTGTAGTTCTAgttacctacttacaggaaagataccaataagattgaaagagtacagagaaatatttacaaggatgatgccaggacttgaagaaaggttgaataggttaggactttatgcgAAAGGCAAATGAGGAgtgatttgaaagaggtatataaaatcatgatgggtatagatagggtaaataatcaggatttttccagtgaggttggatgggaatagaactagaggtcataggttaagggtgaaatgtgaaatatttaagcaGAAACTGAGGGGGGATCTTCACTCCGTTTGGatcaaactgccagcagaagtggtggatgagggCTTGAATGCAACATTTAagcaaatggccgaattctgctcctatgtcttatgttctacatggatgagagaagtatggagtgctatggtccaggtgaaggttgatgggactaggctaaATAATAGTTGAGCACAGGCTAggagggccgaagagcctgtttctgtgctataaccCAATGGCTCTATGACACAGTGCTGTACTTCTGTGCTCTCTTATTCTTTTCCATCAGTTGATTTTTCAGAGCCTTGGCTGCTTTTCTGTCTTCCCTCATTTGCTGGTACTTCCATTTTGGAAGGGTGAGTAAATTCTTGTTCTTTGACAATCGCTTGTCCTCTCTTTCATATGTGGGGGGTGAAGCCTTGATGAGCTCAATCTGGGGAATGCAGCTGGTGGGCACAGCACAATTCCTGTTGGGTAAAGACAGGGAGGGAAAGTCAATCGGATGAGCTCCAGCAGCTTTAGAGCTGATcgactgggacctctgctttggCCTTGCTCCATTTCTCTTCTCAGAGTAGATGGAAGGGGTTATGTCTCCAGCAGGCTCTTTCACACATTTGCTTTGCTGAAGAGTTTCAGGCACCTGAGTCAGAGAGAAACACTTCCTTATTTTGGTCACTGCATCTTGGTGCGTTCCAACAACTGGGGAGCTTGTTGGACAATTGTTCATGCAGGTGGTGGCAATGAATAGATTGGTGGTTACCTTGACTGCGTAGTCCAGCACGCCACCCTTTTCCGGATTGAATGGAAATTTTATTCTCAGCATGGATTTCAGTTGATTGGTAATTTTCTCTGACTGAAATTCTGATGTCTTTCCCTTCACAGACAGTTCTTTGTGATCTGACCATTCTGGAGCATATCCAACCTCAACTTGTTTGGCATAGGTCCGACCCAGTGGCTGCTTGGTTTGGAGAGAATCTTCAAACCTCCCAGCGGGCAGGGCCCACCCTTGTGTGGTTCTGCCTCGATGGGGGTCATTGGCCTGCGCATCTGCCCCTGGTGAAAGCAAACAATGAACCAATCAGACAGTATCCTTGCAACAGGTTACCATTCAAGTGGGCCTGATGGAAATCAACAGTGAGTCCTTGAGTTCATATCATGGCATGAAAACTTTCAAAGAATGGCAGGATCAGTTATCCATGATAATTCTGATCGCTTCCCCCTGGATAATCTACACAATAGTAAGTGTTGGCTTACAGGAATTCTTCTGTACTTTAGCCCTGTAGTGATAACAGACTGTTTTTTCAAGAATAATGGAAGAATTTTTAACTGGTGCCTCTAATAGAGCTATGTCTGCACGTTGACTAAATCTTActgttaaggatccggcctgaacactgggtcgaagggcctctgctggtagccctggatcacgacagtctttaatttctgttttctttcacctgccCATGTGGattctggcccagcccctttcctttttggacttcccccaattacctgcttgtctcctcatttgcactcacctgtttctaattttcactcattaccctgtccatttaaaccctgccttgactagcattctctgtcagtttgtcccagttctgacctgtgtcgtTCTAGCCTGACATTGCGACTTCTGCCAACCGgttttgcctgattctgtgttttggattttgcctgttcttggacctgatttttgcctgtgcactctggattgtctgccctcgccTGACTGTCTTTCCCGGTTAAGACCTCTGTCCGCCATTTCGgattcgtgcctgccttctgtttttgaaagcctttgtgctccctaataaatcctggtgaaaaagtattcattggtctgcacttgagtcccaccgCAACCCAACACTTACATACACTTTTGAAAATAATTTATTCCCATTCAATAATGGAGACTAGgccattattattgtttttctccACTTGTGCACtctaaaaaaactacctctgacatcacccctataaaaccctggttagaccacagatggagtattgtgttcagttctaataacctcattataggaaggatagctttagagagagtgcagaggagatttaccaggatgctgcctggattagagagcatgtctgatgAGGATAGATTGATTGAGCTAGGGCTTTTTACTTTGGAGCGAAAGAGAATgaaaggtgatttgatagaggtgtacaagataagaggcatagattgagcgggtagccagagacttttctccagggcagaaatggctaatatgaagggtCATATTTATAAGATGTTTGGATGAAAATatggggtgatgtcagaggtaagtgtttttacacagagagtgccagGTGCAagaaacaccctgccaggggtggtggcagagtcTGGTACGTTTAGGgacatttgagaacttcttaGGTAGGCATATAGATGACAAAAAAAATGGAGGACTACGAGAGAGTGAAATGTTAGATTTATCTTGAAGCAGattgaaaggttggcacaactGTCAGTCcacccagtctccacccagctaccaggagtcacctgccactcatttccctatcatcacctgcagcctatttaaacccagctctcatccacaatccaTGTTCACTCATACAAACCAGTCAGCCTTAGCTAGTTGTcatcttgccttgccttgcctacTGCTGAACCGTTTCTGTTGCTCTGCTTTTTGGGTCAAGTCTCCTCTACATTTCTTGACAGGATGAGTTGACGGCGATTGACCCAGCAGAGTATACTTGAAAGGAGCACACGACCCCGAAGCAGCAGGAAACCTGCTTGTcactctcaaccaactctccATCTCAATACAGGAACTCTGCACCAGTCAACCTCCTGCCTTGGAGCCCCAGATTCTGGTGCCCGGATATTTTGACAGATCCCCAACCCGATGCTGCAACTTCTTGTCCCAGCGCTTACGCTTTGAGCTTCAGCTATCTCTGTATGTTACAGACCGAGCCAAGATTACCTTTGTCATCTCTCCCTTGATTTGGCGAGCTCTGACCTGGGCCACCcctaactgggacaataaaacccccatttgcaataaatatgaggaattcacCGAGGAGATGTATCCTGTTTTCAAACATCCAGGCAGTGGAAGGAAGGCAGCAGATGTGATACTTCATCTGTGACAAGACTCACGCTTGTTGCTGGATTACaccatggaattcaggaccctcgtgGCTGGATTGCGGAAGTGCTGCTGGCTCATTACCATCACAGCCTCTCGGAGTGCTTGAAAGACAAGCTGTCTACCCAGGAGGTACCACCCACTGCAAAAACCACATCACTTTGGCCCTCCGTATTGACAAGTGTCTTATGGAACGACCCACCAGCTCATCATCCAGAACCCCATTTCTGTTACTGgaaccatttcaggctgcaggaccctCAGCGTCAACACCTCCAGAGCCCAGTTGGTAAGGGAGAGCTCCCTTAACCCCACCAAGAggtggagaaacaacttgtgtGTTCACTGCAGAGCCGCCGATTTCCCACACATTAAATACCAACTGTGTCTGGGATATGGCACTGCCAGGTAGAGACAAGGGTCCTTTTATCTAGTAAGCTCCCTCTGGCCCCCTTATTCCAGCACCATAGCTCAACGCTGTCTCTATCCATCCTCTGACAGCTCTATGCACACAGGAGGCTCTGCTGGATTCTGGTGCAGCAAGCAACTTTCTGGATCAGACTCTGTGCACAGCTTGGACTCCCTACTGTGAGTctatctctcaccccttctgtATCACAGCCGTTGGCGGATGTCCCCTGGAGTCTGGGATGGTCGGAGCGTGCACATGGCCGGTGAGCATGAGCATCGCAACTCCATCCTGACTTGCCcaacactcctctcattctgGGTTACCCCTGGCTCTCCTCTCAAGCCCTCACTTCACAGTTCATTGCTGAGTTGGGGACCCACCTACCTATAAACTTCGTTGACTTCACCCCAAAAATCAGAGGAAACCCTTAACCTCACCAAGCTTTCACAGGAGTAGCATgactttgccattgccttcagtAAGAGGGAGGCAAGCACCCCGCTGCCTCACAATTGCGTGATCAACCTCCTCTGGGCACCACCCTGCCCTGGAGTCGTctgttctctctctttcctcctgATAAATGACTGCCTCATTGTAGCACTACAGCACGGTTTCGTTTGGCTATCCCAGTCCCCAGCGggtgcaggattcttctttgtaAAAAAGAAAGATAGATACCTTCATCTCTGCATTGACTATGGTGGACTTAACAAAATCACCATTAGGAACTATTGCCCTCACCCGTGATGGATAACACATTCGAAACACTCCATAGGGCTCAGATCTTCCCCAAACTGAATCTATGGGGTGTGTACAACCTGATCCGCATCCAccagggggatgagtggaagtCGGTGTTCATAACATCCAATGGCCACTATGAATACCTGGTGATGCCTTTCAGACTTTCCAACAGTTCAGCCATTTCCAAGCCTTCATTAACAAAATCCTCCGAGATATGCAACACAGTTATGTGTTCATCTAC
The sequence above is drawn from the Mobula birostris isolate sMobBir1 chromosome X, sMobBir1.hap1, whole genome shotgun sequence genome and encodes:
- the LOC140191426 gene encoding ankyrin repeat domain-containing protein 33B-like, with product MAKSGDSAHRKTEDFISAAPCYRHPVQQDPNEGYSGKLEGLNSIKCSPPETEQNGEWQRNKVPTVYEACAQRNVWEMLTTRVEEEEEISEADVIERNEVMIGCCWGFLGKVDPLSGCSRLDINHQDQDGNTALITAAQAGADAQANDPHRGRTTQGWALPAGRFEDSLQTKQPLGRTYAKQVEVGYAPEWSDHKELSVKGKTSEFQSEKITNQLKSMLRIKFPFNPEKGGVLDYAVKVTTNLFIATTCMNNCPTSSPVVGTHQDAVTKIRKCFSLTQVPETLQQSKCVKEPAGDITPSIYSEKRNGARPKQRSQSISSKAAGAHPIDFPSLSLPNRNCAVPTSCIPQIELIKASPPTYEREDKRLSKNKNLLTLPKWKYQQMREDRKAAKALKNQLMEKNKRAQKYSTVS